In Acidianus brierleyi, one genomic interval encodes:
- the carB gene encoding carbamoyl-phosphate synthase (glutamine-hydrolyzing) large subunit, with amino-acid sequence MEKILIIGSGPIKVAEAAEFDYSGSQALKAVREEGIQTILVNSNVATVQTSYKFADKIYMVPVTWWSVEKVIEEERPDGIMIGFGGQTALNVGVDLHNHGVLKKYGIKVLGTPIEGIEKALSREKFRETMIDVGLPVPPSLSAQSEEEALKKAKEIGYPVMVRVSFNLGGRGSIVAWNEDMLKKDIGRALSQSYIHEVLIEKYLYHWKELEYEVMRDKKGDSAVIACIENLDPMGTHTGESTVIAPCQTLDNYEYQNMRTESIEVAKSIDLVGECNVQFALDPNSYSRFVIETNPRMSRSSALASKATGYPLAYVSAKLALGYTLEEIINKVSGSTCACFEPSLDYVVIKIPRWDLQKFENAEESLATEMKSIGEVMSIGRSFEEALQKAVRMLDIGEPGVVGGKIYNSFITKEEIFGKLDKKYPYWFLYVAKAFTQGASIDEIYNSTGIDKFFLLKIKRIVDFYEGLKTSKIISNDILLEAKKLGFSDEQIASAISTKTNDITKKRLEANLLPYIKQIDTLAGEWPAVTNYLYLTYNGQEDDIEFSPSANKLLILGAGGFRIGVSVEFDWGVVSLLDAVSKYFDDVAILNYNPETVSTDWDIAKKLYFDEISVERIIDLVQKEKFRYVATFAAGQLGNSIAKALEDNGINLFGTSGKSVDIAEDREKFSTLLDKLNLKQPAWISARSFDDVKKFVDSVGYPVLVRPSYVLSGSSMRIAYNDEELYEFIKRAKISTKYPVVVSKFMEDAIEAEIDAASDGKGVIGTILEHVEEAGTHSGDATMSIPYRQLDENTAKFMKEAALRLAREIEIKGPFNLQFVIKDNVPYIIELNLRASRSMPFTSKAKGFNLIEKAVDGIVRGLALDEFYEPPSKYWAVKSPQFSWAQIKGAYPFLGPEMRSTGEAASFGVNFNDALLKSWLSAMPNRIPEKGKSALVYGKGNNEYLKKSAENLSKFGMNVYTLSEQKLADFPDIRNKDALNMLTQGKIDIVITNGYLKNIDYEVRRTAVDYNIPLVLNGRLGYELSKSFSCKSITFFELKKYRGEA; translated from the coding sequence ATGGAAAAAATCCTCATAATTGGGTCTGGTCCAATAAAAGTAGCAGAAGCTGCAGAATTTGATTACAGCGGAAGTCAAGCTCTTAAAGCAGTAAGAGAAGAAGGAATACAAACTATCTTAGTTAATTCAAATGTGGCTACAGTACAAACTAGCTATAAGTTTGCTGATAAAATATATATGGTCCCAGTAACATGGTGGTCTGTTGAAAAGGTAATTGAAGAGGAAAGACCAGATGGTATAATGATAGGTTTTGGAGGTCAGACTGCATTAAATGTTGGAGTGGATCTACATAATCATGGTGTATTAAAAAAATATGGAATAAAAGTCCTCGGAACACCAATAGAAGGCATAGAGAAAGCATTAAGCAGAGAGAAGTTCAGGGAAACTATGATAGACGTAGGTCTTCCAGTTCCCCCTTCACTTTCTGCTCAAAGTGAAGAAGAAGCCCTAAAGAAAGCTAAAGAGATAGGCTATCCAGTGATGGTACGAGTTAGCTTTAATCTTGGTGGTAGAGGTTCCATTGTCGCATGGAATGAGGATATGCTTAAAAAAGATATAGGCAGAGCATTATCACAGAGTTACATTCATGAAGTTCTGATTGAAAAATATCTTTACCATTGGAAAGAACTTGAATATGAGGTTATGAGAGATAAAAAAGGAGATTCTGCTGTAATAGCATGTATTGAAAACCTAGATCCAATGGGCACTCATACTGGAGAATCTACTGTAATTGCACCTTGTCAAACTTTGGATAATTATGAATATCAAAATATGAGAACCGAATCTATAGAAGTTGCTAAGTCTATAGACCTGGTAGGAGAATGCAATGTACAGTTTGCGTTAGATCCTAATAGCTACTCAAGGTTCGTTATAGAGACTAATCCTAGAATGTCAAGATCAAGTGCGCTTGCTAGTAAGGCTACTGGGTATCCATTAGCGTATGTTTCTGCTAAATTAGCCTTAGGTTACACACTTGAAGAAATAATAAACAAAGTTTCCGGATCTACATGTGCTTGTTTTGAACCTAGTCTTGATTATGTAGTAATTAAAATTCCAAGATGGGATTTACAGAAATTTGAAAATGCTGAAGAAAGTCTTGCAACAGAAATGAAAAGTATTGGCGAAGTAATGAGTATAGGAAGATCGTTTGAGGAAGCATTGCAAAAAGCCGTTAGAATGCTCGATATTGGTGAGCCTGGCGTAGTTGGAGGTAAGATATATAACAGTTTTATAACTAAGGAAGAGATATTTGGTAAGCTTGATAAGAAATATCCTTATTGGTTTTTATATGTTGCCAAGGCGTTTACCCAAGGTGCTTCAATAGACGAAATATATAATTCTACTGGTATTGATAAATTTTTCTTATTAAAAATAAAGAGAATAGTAGATTTTTACGAGGGCTTAAAGACTTCTAAGATAATTTCCAATGATATATTATTGGAAGCTAAAAAGCTAGGTTTTAGCGATGAGCAGATAGCTTCTGCTATCTCAACAAAGACTAATGATATAACTAAAAAAAGATTAGAAGCTAACTTATTGCCATATATTAAGCAAATAGATACGTTAGCTGGAGAATGGCCTGCTGTAACTAATTATTTATATCTAACTTATAATGGACAGGAAGACGATATAGAGTTTTCTCCTTCTGCTAATAAATTGTTAATATTGGGAGCAGGAGGTTTTAGAATTGGCGTATCTGTAGAATTTGACTGGGGTGTAGTATCTTTACTTGATGCAGTTTCAAAATATTTTGATGATGTTGCTATACTTAACTATAATCCAGAAACTGTTTCTACGGACTGGGATATTGCAAAGAAACTTTATTTTGACGAAATATCCGTGGAGAGAATAATAGATTTAGTTCAAAAGGAAAAGTTTAGATACGTAGCTACTTTTGCGGCTGGGCAGCTTGGTAACTCAATAGCAAAAGCCTTGGAAGATAACGGAATAAATCTTTTCGGAACTTCCGGAAAAAGTGTAGATATAGCAGAAGATAGAGAAAAATTTTCTACATTATTGGATAAGCTGAATTTAAAACAACCTGCATGGATATCAGCAAGATCTTTTGATGATGTTAAAAAATTTGTAGATAGTGTAGGATATCCAGTTCTAGTTAGGCCAAGTTACGTTCTTAGTGGATCGTCAATGAGAATAGCATATAATGATGAAGAGCTTTATGAATTTATAAAGAGAGCTAAGATTTCTACAAAATATCCAGTAGTTGTTTCTAAATTCATGGAAGATGCGATAGAAGCCGAAATAGATGCCGCTAGTGATGGAAAAGGTGTTATAGGTACTATTCTTGAACATGTTGAAGAAGCAGGTACTCATAGCGGAGACGCTACTATGTCTATACCATATAGGCAGTTAGATGAAAATACTGCAAAGTTTATGAAAGAAGCTGCATTAAGATTAGCAAGAGAAATAGAAATTAAGGGTCCATTTAACTTACAATTCGTCATAAAAGATAATGTACCATATATAATAGAACTTAATTTGCGAGCAAGCAGATCTATGCCATTTACAAGTAAAGCAAAAGGATTTAATTTAATTGAGAAAGCAGTAGATGGAATAGTTAGAGGTCTAGCTTTAGATGAGTTCTATGAGCCTCCTTCCAAGTATTGGGCAGTGAAATCTCCTCAATTTTCGTGGGCTCAAATAAAAGGTGCTTATCCATTTTTAGGGCCCGAAATGAGAAGTACTGGAGAAGCGGCATCTTTTGGGGTCAATTTTAATGATGCTTTATTAAAGAGCTGGCTATCCGCAATGCCCAATAGAATTCCAGAAAAAGGTAAATCTGCCCTAGTTTATGGAAAAGGCAATAATGAATATTTAAAGAAATCTGCAGAAAATCTATCTAAATTTGGTATGAATGTATATACGCTATCAGAACAGAAACTAGCAGATTTCCCAGATATAAGAAATAAGGATGCCTTAAATATGTTAACTCAAGGTAAGATAGATATAGTTATTACAAATGGATATTTGAAGAATATTGACTATGAAGTAAGAAGGACCGCAGTTGACTATAATATTCCTTTAGTTCTTAATGGTAGATTAGGTTACGAATTATCAAAATCGTTTTCTTGTAAATCCATTACGTTTTTTGAATTAAAAAAATATAGGGGTGAAGCATAA
- the carA gene encoding glutamine-hydrolyzing carbamoyl-phosphate synthase small subunit, whose protein sequence is MTLCRRGYKAYLYLEDGTLLEGCGFGARAVKAGEVVFTTAMNGYPESLTDPSYKGQILVITHPLVGNYGIPNKEIENGILKNFESERIQIEGLIVAEETEPKKWNSSKSLHDWLKEEGIPGISEVDTRMIVKRVRSKGAMMGVLASGYELDEPRKFLEKRYDEIDFTKFTSPKSPIIHPNGNNIIVVVDCGTKHGILYELYKRGFTIVRVPCNFSAENIMDYMPKGVVFGNGPGNPNLIRDVVKTFKDLTEYRVPILGVCLGHQVATLALGGGVKKMKYGHRAINKPVIDTTDGKCYITTHNHGYGVFKNDIPPSSKVWFYNPDDGIIEGLIHEKLPIITTQFHPEAKPGPNDVTWVFDKFKKMVI, encoded by the coding sequence ATGACATTATGCAGGAGGGGTTATAAAGCATATCTATACTTAGAGGATGGAACTTTACTTGAGGGTTGCGGCTTTGGAGCTAGAGCAGTCAAAGCTGGAGAAGTAGTTTTTACTACAGCAATGAACGGATATCCAGAAAGTCTTACCGATCCATCATATAAAGGACAGATTCTTGTAATAACCCATCCTTTGGTAGGAAATTATGGCATACCTAACAAAGAAATCGAGAACGGAATATTAAAGAATTTTGAGTCAGAAAGAATACAGATAGAAGGGCTAATTGTTGCAGAAGAGACTGAGCCTAAAAAATGGAATTCTTCTAAGTCATTACATGATTGGTTAAAAGAGGAAGGAATACCAGGGATCTCCGAAGTAGACACTAGAATGATTGTAAAAAGAGTAAGATCTAAAGGTGCAATGATGGGTGTTTTAGCTAGTGGATATGAGTTAGATGAACCACGGAAATTCCTCGAAAAAAGATACGATGAAATAGATTTTACTAAGTTTACTTCTCCTAAATCCCCAATAATTCATCCAAATGGTAATAATATAATAGTTGTTGTAGACTGTGGGACAAAACATGGAATACTATACGAATTATATAAAAGAGGTTTTACGATAGTTAGAGTTCCCTGTAATTTCTCTGCAGAAAACATAATGGATTATATGCCTAAAGGAGTAGTCTTTGGAAATGGACCAGGAAATCCAAATTTAATAAGAGACGTAGTAAAAACGTTTAAAGATCTTACAGAATACAGAGTTCCCATATTGGGTGTATGTCTAGGTCACCAGGTAGCTACATTAGCATTAGGCGGTGGAGTAAAGAAAATGAAATATGGACATAGAGCAATAAATAAACCCGTAATTGATACAACGGATGGAAAATGCTATATTACTACGCATAATCATGGATATGGAGTTTTTAAAAATGATATTCCACCTTCTTCTAAAGTCTGGTTCTATAATCCAGACGATGGGATAATAGAAGGTTTAATTCACGAAAAATTACCAATTATAACAACTCAGTTTCATCCAGAAGCAAAGCCCGGACCAAATGACGTAACTTGGGTTTTTGATAAATTTAAAAAGATGGTGATATAA
- the argH gene encoding argininosuccinate lyase codes for MLYRKWGSKNDEVIKYTSSIDSDKEIFQEVKLVMKAHVIELYLDKIIDKKISKKILDAINNFNELPEGYEDIHEALEDFIIKNVGEDGGWIGLARSRNDHVATALRLKMRAEIIEILESIIELRKLLIEKSKVFKNVLFPSYTHFQPAQPTTFSHYMLYIEEELSSRWNILFSVLKNINRSPLGSGAVVGTNTAINRSREAELLGFDNIIINTISATASRADLISSVSEITNLMISMSRIAEDMILLSSSFTGYVKIPDSQVSTSSLMPQKRNAVTMEILRSKGGECIGILTSVMSIYKGIPSGYDLDLQEINKNLWNCIKIAKSSLEVLKDLFEGIEILNKEIDKSTLATDEAEKIANEGKPYRQAYFDVADKVMHGSFSPTITLNESIELKSVSGSPNPKILEEDLKLIGKRLDLDKLSLSEYKSLIVSKMGQLRVIEDDIMQEGL; via the coding sequence ATGCTATATAGGAAATGGGGATCAAAGAACGATGAAGTAATTAAGTATACCTCTTCTATAGATTCAGATAAAGAAATATTTCAAGAAGTAAAACTTGTAATGAAAGCACATGTAATAGAATTATATCTCGATAAGATAATAGATAAGAAAATATCTAAGAAGATTTTGGACGCTATAAATAATTTCAATGAGTTACCGGAAGGTTATGAAGATATTCATGAGGCTTTAGAGGATTTTATAATAAAAAACGTTGGAGAAGACGGAGGCTGGATTGGACTAGCGAGATCAAGAAACGATCATGTAGCTACAGCTCTCAGACTAAAAATGAGAGCAGAAATTATAGAGATATTAGAAAGTATAATAGAACTTAGAAAATTACTAATTGAAAAATCTAAGGTGTTTAAAAATGTATTATTTCCATCATATACTCATTTTCAGCCAGCACAACCTACTACTTTTTCTCATTACATGTTATACATTGAAGAAGAACTTAGTTCTAGATGGAACATATTATTCTCCGTACTAAAAAATATTAATAGATCACCATTAGGCTCAGGAGCAGTTGTAGGCACCAATACAGCTATTAATAGGAGTAGAGAAGCAGAACTATTAGGATTTGACAATATAATAATAAATACTATCAGTGCTACAGCATCGAGAGCAGATTTAATTTCTTCCGTATCAGAAATAACAAATTTAATGATATCGATGAGTAGAATTGCAGAAGATATGATACTTTTATCTTCTTCGTTTACTGGATATGTGAAAATACCAGACTCTCAAGTTAGTACAAGTAGCCTCATGCCTCAAAAAAGAAATGCGGTTACAATGGAAATTCTAAGATCTAAGGGCGGTGAGTGCATAGGAATATTGACCTCGGTGATGTCAATTTATAAAGGAATTCCGTCTGGATATGATCTCGATCTACAAGAAATTAATAAGAACTTATGGAATTGTATAAAAATAGCTAAGAGTTCATTAGAAGTTTTGAAGGATTTATTTGAAGGAATAGAAATTCTAAATAAGGAAATAGATAAATCTACTTTGGCTACTGATGAAGCTGAGAAAATTGCTAATGAGGGAAAACCTTATAGGCAAGCTTACTTTGATGTAGCAGATAAAGTAATGCACGGATCCTTTTCTCCAACAATTACATTGAATGAGTCAATAGAACTTAAGTCAGTTAGCGGATCTCCAAACCCTAAGATTCTAGAAGAAGATCTAAAACTTATAGGAAAAAGACTAGATTTAGATAAACTATCTCTAAGTGAATATAAATCATTAATAGTAAGTAAAATGGGCCAATTACGGGTGATAGAAGATGACATTATGCAGGAGGGGTTATAA
- a CDS encoding argininosuccinate synthase → MKIILAYSGGLDTTVSIRWLRESFNADVITVSVNVGQEDDFKKLEERAYAAGSAKHYTIDAREEFAKNYIAYDIKMNGLYEDVYPLSTALARPLIAEKTVEIARKENTTYIAHGSTSKGNDQVRFDLAIKATMPNATIITPARVWKMTREDEVEYAKEKKIPIKIESTKYSIDENLWGRSIEGDIISDPSKEVPEDAFEWTKKEKNGKTKISIEFDNGVPTRINGEKMNLVDLIRFLNSEIGKYGFGRLEHLENRIVGFKSREIYEAPAALLLIKAHKDLEKTIYTPLEYRFKKNIDQEWSDLVYEGLWYEPLRETLQNVGNEMNKWISGEVKMEIEGNGVTIVSRDSPYSPYSDKIASYNKGWYPSEEMAKGFIEIWGMHSLLARKMRYG, encoded by the coding sequence ATGAAAATAATCTTAGCTTACTCTGGTGGTTTAGATACCACAGTTTCAATAAGATGGTTAAGAGAGTCCTTCAACGCTGATGTTATCACAGTAAGTGTAAATGTAGGACAAGAAGACGATTTTAAAAAATTGGAAGAAAGAGCATATGCAGCAGGATCTGCTAAACATTATACAATAGATGCTAGGGAGGAATTCGCAAAAAATTACATAGCGTATGATATAAAGATGAATGGATTATACGAAGATGTATATCCTTTATCTACTGCATTAGCTAGGCCATTAATTGCTGAAAAAACTGTTGAGATAGCAAGAAAAGAGAATACTACTTATATAGCTCACGGTTCAACATCTAAGGGTAATGATCAAGTAAGGTTTGATCTAGCTATAAAGGCTACAATGCCTAATGCTACTATAATAACTCCTGCTAGAGTTTGGAAAATGACTAGAGAAGACGAAGTAGAATATGCAAAGGAGAAAAAAATACCAATTAAAATTGAAAGTACAAAATATAGTATAGATGAAAATCTATGGGGAAGGAGTATAGAGGGCGATATAATTTCTGATCCTTCTAAGGAAGTTCCTGAAGACGCATTTGAATGGACAAAAAAAGAAAAGAATGGAAAGACAAAAATTTCGATTGAATTCGATAATGGAGTGCCTACAAGAATAAATGGAGAAAAAATGAATTTAGTTGATCTAATAAGATTTTTGAATTCTGAAATAGGAAAATATGGATTTGGAAGATTGGAACACTTAGAAAATAGAATTGTCGGTTTTAAATCAAGAGAAATATATGAAGCCCCGGCCGCGTTATTGCTCATAAAAGCTCATAAAGATCTCGAGAAGACGATTTACACTCCTTTAGAATATAGATTTAAGAAAAATATTGATCAAGAATGGTCTGATTTAGTTTATGAAGGTTTATGGTATGAACCACTTAGAGAAACCTTACAGAATGTAGGCAATGAAATGAATAAATGGATATCTGGTGAGGTGAAGATGGAAATAGAAGGTAATGGTGTTACAATAGTAAGTAGGGATTCTCCATATTCTCCTTATTCTGACAAAATAGCTAGTTACAATAAAGGTTGGTATCCAAGCGAAGAGATGGCTAAAGGTTTTATAGAAATATGGGGTATGCATTCTCTTTTAGCTAGAAAGATGAGGTACGGATAA
- a CDS encoding ribbon-helix-helix domain-containing protein: MYMRKVISVRLKEDILREIDKQYKDMGLESRTEFIKKALEFYMKRRM, encoded by the coding sequence ATGTATATGAGAAAGGTAATAAGCGTTAGACTAAAGGAAGATATCTTGAGAGAAATAGATAAACAGTATAAAGACATGGGTTTAGAAAGTAGAACTGAATTCATAAAAAAAGCCCTAGAATTTTATATGAAACGAAGAATGTGA
- the purM gene encoding phosphoribosylformylglycinamidine cyclo-ligase: MVKYSDSGVDLNKLKDYHAYISKIVSSTYKNTIVGAGHYSGIIDINGVKIALHTDGVGTKTLLASRTGKYETIGIDCVAMNVNDLVSVGAKPMAIVDYIAMEKPMDKELDQLIRGLVKGSKEAETEIVGGETAIMPGVINGFDMACSALGVVNQPKLGNDVKPGDYILGLRSNGIHANGYSLIRKLIDDGKLSLKDWENELMAPTRIYVKEVLGVLDKIKAAAHITGGSFTKLRRITKYGLELHLPEPQEIFKEIEKAGVPHDEMYKVFNMGIGMIIFTSQEYMEDVKNFLEKYDEVFEIGKVIEGSSINIITYKNVILHL; the protein is encoded by the coding sequence ATGGTGAAGTATTCTGACTCTGGTGTAGATCTAAATAAACTAAAGGATTATCATGCTTATATTTCTAAGATTGTCTCTTCTACATATAAGAATACAATAGTAGGCGCTGGACATTATTCGGGAATAATAGATATAAATGGAGTAAAAATAGCATTACACACAGATGGAGTGGGCACTAAAACTTTACTTGCCTCTAGAACTGGAAAATATGAAACTATAGGTATAGATTGTGTTGCAATGAATGTTAACGATCTGGTATCTGTTGGAGCTAAACCAATGGCTATAGTTGATTATATAGCAATGGAAAAACCTATGGATAAGGAACTAGACCAATTAATAAGAGGTTTAGTAAAAGGCTCGAAGGAAGCTGAAACTGAAATTGTAGGTGGAGAAACTGCCATAATGCCGGGAGTAATAAATGGATTTGATATGGCTTGCAGTGCACTTGGCGTAGTTAATCAGCCTAAACTAGGTAATGACGTAAAGCCTGGTGACTATATATTGGGTCTTAGAAGTAATGGCATTCATGCTAATGGTTATTCTTTAATAAGAAAACTAATAGATGATGGTAAACTTTCACTAAAAGATTGGGAAAATGAACTAATGGCTCCTACGAGAATATATGTTAAGGAGGTCCTAGGTGTTTTAGATAAAATAAAAGCTGCTGCTCATATAACCGGTGGATCTTTTACTAAATTAAGAAGAATAACAAAATATGGTTTAGAACTACATTTACCAGAACCTCAAGAAATATTTAAAGAAATAGAAAAAGCAGGAGTCCCGCATGATGAAATGTATAAGGTATTTAATATGGGTATAGGAATGATCATTTTCACTTCACAAGAATATATGGAAGATGTTAAAAACTTTTTAGAAAAATATGATGAAGTTTTTGAGATAGGTAAAGTGATAGAAGGATCTAGCATAAATATTATAACATACAAAAACGTTATTCTCCATCTATAG
- the purD gene encoding phosphoribosylamine--glycine ligase, translating into MKVLLIGDGARENALAKAITKSSNDYTLYAISSFINPGIKENVEKSRGTYFRGDINSKDYVKTIIRKISPDFGIIGPEDPLFNGIGDVFREEGIPVVGPSSKGSTIEKSKVWMRNLMWKYKIPGRLRFKAFDSMQAAAKFVSEYGGSIAIKPSEQVGGKGVKIVADLQAYLSQDKRSAASRSVEEIGNLVKDEIKIIIEEKVDGPEYTLHVLTDGYTYLPLPLAQDYKHAYQDGIGPETGGMGSISGPGKYLPFITEEEYEKTFEIVKQSTEAINKETDENYIGFISGQMMLTDLWGPTVIEFYSRMGDPETAAIVPRISSDFGEILELTAEKRLNRAKLEVMDEPAVVRAFAPLGYPLNKDIAKGNIISININKIRENGCDVFFGAVSLENNQLITTGSRALELVAIGDYQTAVKKLDICTSFISSSSKLIYRTDIGRSIEDQIEKAEIVRYSYKNRERKGILGVSADWSPNGGLW; encoded by the coding sequence ATGAAGGTTCTTTTAATAGGAGATGGAGCAAGAGAGAATGCATTGGCTAAGGCTATAACAAAATCCTCTAACGATTATACATTATATGCTATATCTTCCTTTATAAACCCAGGAATAAAAGAAAATGTTGAAAAGTCTAGAGGAACGTACTTTAGAGGAGACATAAATTCTAAAGATTATGTAAAAACCATAATTAGAAAAATAAGTCCAGATTTTGGAATAATAGGTCCAGAAGATCCTCTATTCAATGGAATCGGTGATGTATTTAGAGAAGAAGGAATACCAGTTGTTGGTCCTTCAAGTAAGGGATCTACCATAGAGAAATCAAAAGTTTGGATGAGAAACTTAATGTGGAAATATAAGATTCCGGGCAGGCTTAGATTTAAGGCATTTGATAGCATGCAAGCAGCAGCAAAATTCGTGTCTGAATATGGAGGTTCTATAGCTATAAAACCTTCAGAACAAGTAGGAGGAAAAGGAGTGAAAATCGTAGCAGATTTGCAGGCTTATCTATCTCAAGATAAGAGATCGGCTGCGAGCAGAAGTGTAGAAGAAATAGGAAACTTAGTTAAAGATGAAATAAAAATAATTATAGAGGAAAAAGTAGATGGGCCAGAATATACTTTGCATGTTCTAACAGACGGTTATACATATTTGCCTCTACCTTTAGCTCAAGATTACAAACACGCTTACCAAGATGGAATAGGGCCAGAAACTGGTGGTATGGGCTCAATCTCCGGCCCTGGAAAATACTTACCATTTATTACAGAGGAAGAATATGAAAAAACATTCGAAATAGTAAAACAGAGTACTGAGGCAATTAACAAGGAAACAGATGAGAATTATATAGGTTTTATTTCTGGTCAGATGATGCTTACAGATCTATGGGGCCCAACTGTAATAGAATTTTACTCTAGAATGGGAGATCCTGAAACTGCGGCAATAGTACCGAGAATATCTAGTGATTTTGGAGAAATATTGGAATTAACTGCAGAAAAGAGATTAAATAGAGCTAAACTAGAAGTTATGGATGAGCCAGCAGTAGTAAGAGCATTTGCTCCATTAGGTTATCCATTAAACAAAGATATTGCGAAGGGAAATATAATATCTATAAATATAAATAAAATAAGAGAGAACGGATGTGATGTATTTTTTGGAGCAGTATCATTAGAAAATAACCAATTAATTACTACTGGATCTAGAGCATTAGAACTAGTTGCAATAGGGGATTATCAAACGGCAGTTAAAAAGCTAGATATATGCACATCATTTATTTCATCATCGTCTAAGTTAATCTATAGAACTGACATAGGAAGATCTATAGAAGATCAAATAGAAAAAGCAGAGATAGTAAGATATTCGTATAAAAATAGAGAGAGAAAAGGAATTTTAGGAGTTTCGGCAGATTGGTCCCCTAATGGTGGTTTATGGTGA
- the purF gene encoding amidophosphoribosyltransferase — MIKEHCGVFGFIGNNSIKYTYEGLKLLQHRGQESAGISYINANDLITQKGLGLVEEALDENITLNDSKISIGHVRYSTTGKTSLKEAQPLSNEKISIAFNGTITNYFEFGKYSTDTEFILDFIDKDIKEGKSIVSAIKHFMDIADGAYSMLIMTKEGEILAVRDPKGFRPLVMGKIGQNLVFSSEDSAIKQLGGKVIRDIKPGEIIRAKNSEIVSERIENSRVSTCAFEYIYFSRADSTIDNISVYEARIKLGEVLYDKHPANADIVVPVPDSSRPIAIGFSRKGKIPLEEALIRTIASKRSFIMPTNDKRNEVIEEKFGVVENAVRDKRIVLIDDSIVRGNTMKRIVSFIRNAGAKEVHIRIGSPPIKFPCYMGIDFPSRKELIASSKSENDIAQYMGANSIEYLTVDEMIKAIGRETLCTACFSGIYPLRNRYPIDKLESIFNG; from the coding sequence ATGATTAAAGAACACTGTGGTGTTTTTGGATTTATAGGTAATAACTCTATAAAATATACATATGAAGGTTTGAAATTATTACAGCATAGAGGACAAGAATCTGCAGGTATCTCATATATTAATGCTAATGATCTAATTACGCAAAAAGGTCTAGGGTTAGTTGAGGAGGCATTAGATGAGAATATTACTCTCAATGATTCAAAAATAAGTATAGGGCACGTAAGATATTCTACAACGGGTAAGACTAGTCTAAAAGAAGCACAACCATTAAGTAATGAGAAGATCTCTATAGCGTTTAACGGAACTATAACAAATTACTTCGAATTTGGTAAATATTCTACTGATACCGAATTTATACTTGATTTCATAGATAAGGATATAAAAGAGGGAAAATCTATTGTTTCAGCTATAAAACATTTTATGGATATTGCAGATGGAGCCTATTCTATGTTGATTATGACAAAAGAAGGCGAAATACTTGCAGTAAGAGATCCAAAAGGATTCAGGCCACTGGTAATGGGTAAAATCGGCCAAAATCTAGTATTTTCTTCTGAAGATTCTGCTATAAAGCAATTAGGAGGGAAAGTAATAAGGGACATAAAGCCAGGGGAGATAATTAGGGCGAAAAATTCTGAAATAGTATCAGAAAGAATTGAAAATTCCAGGGTAAGTACTTGTGCGTTTGAATATATATATTTTTCAAGAGCTGATAGTACTATTGATAATATTTCGGTATACGAAGCAAGAATAAAATTAGGCGAAGTTCTTTATGATAAACATCCTGCTAATGCAGACATAGTAGTTCCAGTTCCAGATTCTTCAAGACCTATAGCTATAGGCTTCTCTAGAAAAGGTAAGATTCCACTTGAAGAAGCCTTAATTCGTACTATAGCTTCAAAAAGATCATTCATAATGCCTACTAACGATAAGCGTAATGAAGTAATAGAAGAAAAATTCGGAGTAGTAGAAAACGCAGTAAGAGATAAAAGAATAGTTCTAATAGACGATTCTATAGTTAGAGGTAATACTATGAAGAGAATTGTCTCTTTCATTAGGAACGCAGGAGCAAAAGAAGTTCATATAAGGATAGGATCTCCACCCATAAAGTTTCCATGCTATATGGGAATAGACTTTCCTAGCAGAAAAGAACTAATAGCTTCATCTAAAAGTGAAAATGACATAGCACAATATATGGGTGCTAATTCTATAGAATATCTAACAGTTGATGAAATGATAAAGGCTATAGGTAGAGAGACCTTATGTACTGCATGTTTTTCTGGAATTTATCCACTAAGAAATAGGTATCCAATAGATAAATTGGAATCAATATTTAATGGGTGA